In a single window of the Manis pentadactyla isolate mManPen7 chromosome 15 unlocalized genomic scaffold, mManPen7.hap1 SUPER_15_unloc_1, whole genome shotgun sequence genome:
- the LOC118932712 gene encoding vomeronasal type-1 receptor 4-like — protein MLFDKDALRTTWNVSLKTTFLLQIGFGTLANVTLFFYNVAPVLRGHRQRPTHVVLTNMALANLLLLLSSGIPHTMAAFLLSNPLSSLGCKVVCYTQRVARSSTLCYTCVLSTYQFFTLIPGRAERMTLRRAPKVPGPSCCVCWVFAALTNIHIPLKVTSAQNTGNDTNTQGRWFCSSSFPKTTVSVMSSCPDAVFIGLMVWASGSMVGLLRRHHQRVQHILTPKGPHRCPPETRATHTILMLVVTFVIFYMMNLVFTFYITVILDLQLWLIQTCNILALCFPTVSPFLLILRDPRTPRLCS, from the coding sequence ATGCTTTTTGATAAAGATGCCCTACGAACTACATGGAACGTGTCTCTGAAAACCACCTTTCTGTTACAGATTGGATTTGGGACACTGGCCAATGTCACCCTCTTTTTCTACAATGTTGCCCCAGTCTTGCGTGGCCACAGGCAGAGACCCACACATGTGGTTCTCACCAACATGGCCTTGGCCAATCTCTTGCTTCTTCTCTCCTCTGGGATTCCCCACACAATGGCAGCTTTTCTTTTGAGCAACCCCCTGTCCAGTCTTGGGTGTAAAGTTGTATGTTATACACAGAGAGTGGCTCGCAGCTCCACCCTGTGTTACACCTGTGTCCTGAGCACCTACCAGTTCTTCACACTCATCCCTGGGAGAGCAGAGCGGATGACACTCAGGAGAGCCCCCAAGGTCCCTGGTCCTTCCTGTTGTGTCTGCTGGGTGTTTGCTGCCTTAACAAATATCCATATTCCCTTGAAAGTCACTAGTGCACAGAACACGGGTAATGATACTAACACACAGGGCAGGTGGTTTTGCTCATCTTCATTTCCCAAGACCACCGTTAGCGTCATGTCATCATGTCCAGATGCCGTGTTTATTGGCCTCATGGTCTGGGCCAGCGGCTCCATGGTGGGTCTCCTACGCAGACATCACCAGAGGGTGCAGCATATTCTCACCCCCAAGGGCCCCCACAGGTGCCCCCCAGAGACCAGAGCCACCCACACCATCCTGATGCTGGTGGTCACCTTCGTCATCTTCTACATGATGAATTTGGTTTTTACTTTTTACATCACTGTCATTTTAGACCTTCAGCTCTGGTTGATACAGACATGTAATATTTTGGCTTTGTGTTTCCCCACTGTCAGCCCCTTCCTGCTGATCCTTAGGGATCCTAGAACTCCCAGGCTTTGCTCTTAA